atatatgtatatatgtatatatatgtatatatatatatatatatatatatatatatctgtgtgtgtgtgtgtgtgtgtacatatgtatacatatagatatgtatacatatatatatgtacatatatatacatatacatatacatatgtgtatatacatatttaaacatgtatatatatgtatatacacatatgtatatgtatatatatgtatacatatacatatatatatatatatatatatatatacatatacacatacatacatacatatatacatgtatgtatatatacatatatacatgtatgtatatatacatatatacatgtatgtatatatacatatatatgtatgtatatatatatatatgtatatgtatgtatatatacatatatacgtacacacacacacacacacacacaaaagaaaAATGAGGAGGATAATAAATGGAAGTTAAATCAAAGTGGACTATAGACAGGGTTAAACATAGAGAGgataaaaaacataaataaatgcTCACACAAAGATGAAGAGTGTTGCACTTTATGACTAGTATATATAACATGTATGGTAAATTATTTGAatgtcaaataattttttttatagaaagatatctttgtattaATATATAATTTCGTTGGTTCAATAGGGCTAAACTTCAACTAAACTAAACTATTGTTGGGGGCTAGGGTAGGGTAGGGGTTGAAGAAACCATTGACTAAAAAAcatatcattaatcaaatcaactaGCATCCATCTCACTATCCATATTAAGGATTCATTTTTTAAGAATATAAATAATCTGAGCTAAAATTCTGCATAGTATATTTTTATATGTTTAACTTTATCATATGTAATTTAGATTAATAATTTTGTGATTGAAGATCACTTAAAAGCATGTTGTATATCTAAATAGTTTTTTAAAGGACTTATTAAGAATTTTAAGGAATAGTATGATATTCATTTATTTTGGAGAATGAGAACTTGAATATTAgagaatttattaattttattttagagaaaatgaaaagcattgaaACAAATAACGACGATTTTCTTTTGATTAAGAGTAAAGGTATGGTTTTGAAAGGGTTCTAACTTTTTTTACAAACAAGAAAAACTAGGCAAACAATTCTAAccaaacaaaaaatatttaaaagctAAAAAAATTGAATTAGCCAAAAAAATATCAACAACTCAAGGGGGTTTAAAaccaaaattttccaaattttcctTCTTGATAAGATGTAATTTTTttctatatgcaaaaattaatttaTTGCTCTCTTCCTAATTGAAATaccatttttcattcattttatagAAGGTAACATGGGATGATGGATTAGACAAACCATGATCCTATTTTCCTTAGGAGAAAGCCCTAAGGATGTGGACTGGATACAATATTTTTCATGAGGTTCTGAAGACCACTTCATACTAATAGATAAATACACCCCATTGAATCCCTTTGAGCTGACACAACTTATCTTCATTCACAACAATGGTTGTGCTTCACCTTGAGGCCTACTGGGAACCTCTAGATCTTATTTTTTGATCAAtcattttggtctattttttccTCATATTGTTTGATCAGCTAAAGGAGTGGCTCGTTATTTGGCACAATCAAAACATGACCTTAGTACCTTCATAAATAACACATTAGACCAATCTTATGGTTTTGAGGACAAGGTGATATAAGAGGGAAGCTTCTTACCAATGTTAGTGAACACACAAAATATGGTAAAAGGTATATGCTTTTTGAAATGGTCATTAAATAAAAGTGGATGAGCTAACACATGGTAGAAGCCATACCTTTTAGGTCCTCTACCTCCCAATATTCCAAAGGCAAATTCATAAGATTCACCCAAACATGAATATTGTTGATACACTCCTCAAGATAGAAACTCGAAGATCACTTCCTATTAAAAAGCCTCAACTTGTCCATAACCATATACCATCCAATTAGGTATGATCACAATCTTCATGGTTCGATTAAGAGATAAGAAATCTCTTTGACAAAACCGTGATCTCAAATTGGCCAcaatgcttctattttatttttgcccATATTCTAACCCACCTTTTGGACCATCTATGCCAAGCCTCCCCTCAAGAAACTTTCTTGATAGGATTTATAATCATAAATGTATCCCTATCAACAATggagcttgaaaccctaacaaaaatgCCCTAGTCCACTACAATAAGCAAcaagaagagaaggaagagaatgGTTGTGTATGCGATCAACCCAAGATTGAGTCTTCTCCTTACCATAACCCATATAAATTGTAAACGAAAGATCCCAAGAAAAGATCTAACTTAACTTTGCAAACACAAGGCCATGAGTGATAGACGCATCACCATTAAGCATAACAACCTCCAAAATGTTGGAAAATGAGCCACACCTGAACAAAAGATGGATTGATCACCAAGAGGGTtgatagctcaatggtagagcacccCAATAAAAAATGGGAGGTCTTAGGTTTGACTCCTAGTTGGCCCATAAAAAGTCTACTAGGATATTAGAGCACAGTTTAGTAAAGTTAGGCCGAGTTAGGATCCCCAAGCACTTGCAATGTGGCTCAAGAGAGGAGTTGAAAAATGAGACATTTGAATTGAAGATGGAATAGTCACCGAGATGGCCAATGGATCAATAATAGAGCAACCTGGTTGTAAATGGGAGGTCTTAGGTTTGATTCGTAGCTAGTCCATGAAAATTTTAACATAGACCCACAAGCAAAGTTGTTGCTTTAATTGGAAAGGAGCAAACACAAGAGGGCTAGTAGGAGAAACATACTAGAGTTAAATGCCAAGGACACAAACTCCCAACCCAACTAGTTCTAGAGGGATCATTTCCATTGATGATAATAACACAACCGAAGTAGAGCATGAGTCACCCCTAAACCAACACCATCAACCATAATCATGCCTTGAATGATAGGGGAAAGATGCTCAAACAATAGAAAAACATATCCCTTCAAAACCAAAAGACTTTGTACTAAGACAAAAATGTAGTTGGACAcaagtgagagaagaaaacctctATGGAGAGCTTCCTTTAAACtagaatattcaaaaaacttccTCAAAATAGGCCTTGCCCAAGAGTCTTATAAAGGCATGTGAAGAGTGAGAGAAACCTAATGCTCCTCCACAAACCTTTGGGTCTGGAACCAAATATCGTATCAgccttcatcatcctcaaaaaccaAACCACAACTGCATTCATTCTCTTTCTTTCCATGAGCATATCATTGTTGTTCTCCTTGCACTCACTTTGAAAACATCTCACAACTTCCCTTTCCTTGTTCAAAATTCAACTTCTTACTTCTGTTGATGTTTGTCgtgaagaaataataaaatatggtTATATCTTTCAAATTTTTAACGTTCAAAACCCCTAATATGTAAAATAAGAGATTACAAGCAAAACTTAAAAGAAACAAAACATATATGACTACATTATTTCTCAATGATTAGATTTTAAATAAGAATATTAGATACATCTTTTTGTTAttatatgatataattcattttaTATGACTTGTTCTAAAGAACGCTTTTGAATATTATATCTAAAATTTTGTTTCAAACAACACAATGGCCCTGAAACTCTCTTTTCAAGTACTATCACAACAATTTGACTATATTAAACAATTTGTCCCCTTTTCCTAAATACAATACTAATATGAAAAACTTTCTACCTAAATATTCTCAATACTCATTATTGAATCTTATAAAAATCCTACCATTTATTTGCACATAACATGTTGTCAAATACCTTAAAAAACTATTTCGACAAATAATTTTCTCTTCACATCTTAGTGTTTATGACACTTGTTAGATATCAAACCCTTACAAAATTTATACCAACTGTGATCATGTTAGGTCCATCAGTAAAATGTCTATATTCTATGTATGCCAACTTAATTTTATAGACATTTGTGAGTCAACAATACATTGACCATAGACCAGTccaaaaaaataaattacatatactTTCAATACATTTGaataaaaaacaatttaaaataaaatctacaatttaaaatctaaatttaatttaattttttaattcaaagtgtgGCATATTACCACGTTACTGACATGCAACGGACGGAGAGTTGAAACAATTAAGTTTGATGGTCAACGTAATAGAATAAATTTGGTGTGCAGAGTAGATTTTGTATTTTTTCGTATATAGTACaactataaaattatttaatttttttttatggagctattaaaaaataaattgaagagGTCAATTTGATTCCCTAATGATTTGTTGTCAATTTGATGTTATTTGCACATGGATTGAGTTGGCTCCATGCTATATTATTAAGCAAGTGGCTTTATAGTTTATATACACATTTGCTATTGAATTGTCTTTGACTATTTTAAAAAGTTGTATTATTACTTGTTTGATAATGGAATATTATactataaatataattttaaatttgtgtttctttatattattaatattatgcaAGGAAGTTCAAGGGGTTGAGCTtcactggttaaaacactgggttctcaatgtggagaccgaatttcaattcccaatagggacatctgaagtggaattctaagctgtgactcttggccttccataggatggggaaggtcttggggtcaatctaatcaaacataataataataataataataataataattcaaagatatgtaatggggatggggccccactggttcatagctccaatcaaaagctaAGGTTTTAAgttaaattaattttgaatttatatcatttttattgAAGATGTCTTCATTTCAATttctattatttttataattttgtatTTGATATCATGAGATAATTTAGCGACATAGTTCAACAATTCAATCACACTTTACTTCAGTCTTACTTTTTGTCAAGTTTTGAGGTTTAAAGGGGACGAGCTAAGTCGAGAATACCTCGATGGACAATTGAGCGGGCTCAAACAATCCAGCCACCGTATAAGCCAGCCAACAAGAGTTGATCCTTGGACCTTCATGGGAAGAACCCAAAGCCTTGGCACAACCAAATTTTAAAgtgttatattatttaaaaaataaataataatataaatttaattttaaatttaaattattttgaaattacGATTTTAAGTTGATCTTTTTGCCTAAGAGTCAAAGACAAAATCAAataatgaaatttaaaattttgttttacatgtatAATACTTATCTTTTCTTTTTGGTGGTAGTAAGAGTATATTGGTCATAAAAGTTGTTCTTAAATATTAAATCAAGAATAaaagtatttttcttttaaataaaaataggATAATCATTTATCATTTTTATTTGTGGATGGGATATAAAATTATCATTTGACTATTTGACTTCTAATATTTAAATAAAGCAcatttataaaattattattcaatAGAAATGTTTAACTCTTTGATTTTTTGATAAACGTGGCATCTTTGTGTATCCTTGGATCCCCCTTTCACTAAATATAACCTCAATCACTGAGATTCCAATGTAAAATCCAACAACATAATATGAAAAACTATTTGATCACCAACTTCCTACACATATAAAGTGAAACAACTATTTGATCACCAACTTCGTACACATATAAAGTGAAACATGAGTTAAGAATGAATGTGGAGAGAGCAAATTAAAAAAGACAATGAACCCCACTTGAGGTCAACCTATACTGAGGCATTAGCCACAAAAGCCCAAATCGTATTGCAAAATGATTAATGACcaccataaaaataataaaaaagattTATTTAGCATGAATTACCAGCTTGAGAAATGTCATACCTACCTTCCCATACATCAACAAATAAAAGAAGGAATAAATGCCACTAATCTCTAAACTTCCAATCATTCATCTTTACCTTCTCATGCATcaacaaataaatataataaatgccACTAAACTATAAACTTCCAATCATTCATGAAGGTTGatcattttcaataattttaaCAAGGTTATCGTAATGCCAAACATGGACACTTTCTATCATAAAGAAGTTGGTAAGTTCAATTACCTTATTTTGCTCTCTATCAAAACATTTGTTTCACATCAACACTCATTccaataaaatttcaaatttcaaattcaaaaaactaTCTTTTATTAAAATGTTAACAACTATCATAAAATTAACTTCAACCCATGGACTACAACCACCTTTCAAACACACCAAAATTAGATATGCTAAAACCACTTTCCACTCAGCTTCATTATTTATTTTCTTGCCCAACATTTCAATCCTCCTTTAATAAATACACTCAAAGGATCTTGCAACACATATCCTACCTAGGTAAGCTCGAGTTTCCCCAAAataccccatcaaaatttattctCCAATCTTGAATAAAATGACTTTGTTTTTCACCATATAAGTACTTAGGATTTTCATTGCCCAATCTATGGGCAAGTGGAAGCTTTCAAGCATTTCTCTTGGTTCTATAGAAGAACTCAACAACTCTAGAATTGGATTCATGACTTCTTCCACTGTTTTAGGCTAGAACCCTTCTCCTGACACAAGCCTCTTTTGGGGGGATTGACCTCACATTCCCCACAAGTATAACTAGATTTGGCATGCTTTTATGGTGGAGATTCTTTTTAGCATATGGACAGATAAAATTTTTGCTATTTTCAATcattatattgtgggtcacaatgtTTCACTTTATTCCAAAGCTATCATTTATTCAAATGTTTTGCTATAGATACAAGTGCAAGCAATCAAGGTAGCCTTGAAAGTGACTCATTTCTAGGAGTTGCTCAAACATTGGGGTAATGCCCCCTGCACTATTGCTAGACTCCCTCCGACTTCATCCTCCTTTCGTGACAATTTGCTTGCTCACAATCAATGCAGAGGGAGTAGCCATCTTTCTTGTTGCTCACCATCTCCTCGGTCCCAATCTCCTCTTCACCACTTCGGTGGTCACAAAAGCTTGTTGTACCTTGGTCGGCGATGCTTTGCTTCTCCTCCCCATTGGGGTGCCCCTTCTAGGTGACCTGCTGGAGGGGGAAGGGTCGTCTACTAGTGATGCTCTTGGATGTCTTGCTCATGATTCTTTTAAGTGGTTTCCTCACCTGGACTTGGTGATTTCTTTGGCCCACACTGAAGTCAAAGATAAAGACAAGGAAAAAGAAATGAATGAGGATTGGAATATTTCTAACGTCACTCGAAACCTCATTGATGTATGGGGAAAGATGAGTAATCGAGACCCTCTGCCTCCCCTAATTGTTATTGCCCTTGTCTTATTTTCTATTGTTCTATTTTATTTTGGCTATAACTCGTATTGACTCTCGAAATGTGATATTGTATCCACTCAGTtcttttgtatattttttaattaatagaatgATGCACTATCTATCTATAcactatatatttatatgtatatgtatatgatcatGTGTAGAATACAACCATTTCATCTTGCATAACCTCCTTCAAAGttaaacaaatataaatatatgaaggGACAATCATTGATCTTATttcacaaaaataataaatatttataaaaacaaaaatttaatatatttatatatgaaagAATGCTATTTCTATTAAACTACAATTTAAAAGATCAATATTTTCTTAAGATTCGATTCCTTAATAATTTCATGTATCTCATTTTATAATTTGATTTAGATAATAAACAATGTTGCTAATAAATCTTAGAATAATAGGGATAAGTTAAATTTGGGGAAGCACTTAAAGATTCGGAAGAAATAATTACAAACTCGAGACAACAAGAAAACAATGACAAGAAAAAAATCCGTTGGATTTttcagagaaagaaaaagaagatctTCTCCATGCTCAAATAAAGTGAAAAAGATGAAAGAAAATTTCAGCTTGAAAAACACGATTGAAAAAGCTCAAGTGGATTGTCAGagaaaaaaatgtgcaactgcaaaCTCAAGACAAGGGGAAAAGGATGAAAACGGTACCGTTCATGCCAGTTACAGAAAACATAACTCAACAAGATTGTCAGGGAAAAGCAGGAAGGCCTGCCTGTATTATCTTGGAGTTGCTTTTTAGTCCCTTTATTCTAAGAATTTATACTTCCCCATACTTTTCCTCTTGGAACTGTTCAGTCTACTTGATTGAAGTTTTTAAAAACTTgggtttgttttgttttgttttgttacaTGATATAAAATTCAATTGGATGTAATTGGTAATGTTCAAATGTCTATTTGGTGTTGAGTTCAAATTTTCTACGATACTTAAAAATTGATTGTGTGTAATCTTTAAAAACTCTATGTAACAACCATTTCAAAAAATTGCCATCAGTTTGTTCAGATCCATAGCCAGCTCATATGTTCTACAGCTTAGAAACACAATTTTAAAATCTCTTTCTTTGGCATGGATTACTGCCTCCAAACATAATTTAAGAATATATTTAGATACAAATAGTAGTCCACTTTAAAGAATCCTATAGGTAAAGATGATGATCTGAACTTTCACCATTCTCTTAAACTGACAAGATTTATGGAACCTATATAGTAATCAGATCATTCACTTCTATGTTTTCATGCATCAATTTTACATTTGAGCACATTGAAAATGAGATTAGTAATCTGCTTTTTGCTAGCACAGAGGCAAATCAGATGGAGGTGGGGGTAATGTTTGCAGTACATTCTTGCCATTGTTGACAATGAAGGCGGTGGACAATCCCCAGGTGGTGTGAACTTCCAAGTGGCAATGCATGAACCATACACCTGAAGAATACCACACCCATGTTGGTGTCAAGATAAGGCAAGAAAATGAATCTGAATTGCATGATACTGATGCTATACTACAAGGATAAAAATCGAATCTTGGAAAAGTAATTGGAATGTGAAAAAACCTTTTCAATTTAACCTAAGAAGCTCACAAAAAGAAGACAATGACTTACCAGGGTTGTCTGCAGTAAATCTGATAGCTGCCCATCCTCCTACAGGGACACCTATAGTGTTTATGTATGGAGGATCTACTAAATTGAAGACTGCTTTATCTGCTTTGTAGTTGCCAAATCCATAACCTACTAAGTAAAAGCTGAAACCATGTAGGTGAATTGGATGGTTCTCTGTTCCAGCAGTTCCTGTATTCTGTAGAATCAATTGCACATTTGATCCATACTCCAGAACAACCACCTTAGTTCCAAAAGTAGATTGTGTATCCACTCCCGGATTGTTTGGTGCACCATTAACAAAGTCAAGTTTTTGAAATGGCTTGATGGGGAAATCAGTGGTGTAATATCCACTGATATTGTTGTAATAAGCTTGCAATATAGAAATAATGGGTCTTACAAATGTTATGTTATTGATGGAAGCTGCAAAAACTCCTCTACCAGGTGCCGTGCAGTTTTCAGGCTTAGATTTGCATTTTAAAACATTAAGCCCAACAGTGAAAAAGAGATGTCGATTTATAACCACAGGCACATTGATGGGATTTTGCTCATCTGCCAAGCTTTTGAGTCCATTCATGAAAGACAGGCTCTTTTGATTGTCATTAAAGATTGGGAGGTTGGCTGCTATAAATGACTTTTGTTGAGGATGAAAACCTCTGTAACTAAAATAAGCAATTGCATTTAATTTCTGAAAAGGAATGTTTTTGGCAGACATGTAAGGGCCCATTGTCATGGAGTATCTGTCCACTGGCTGGTCTGCAGTTACCAAAACATTGAAGGTCTGACCAGGAGTTATCACCAAATAATCTGTAGAGAAAAGTTTGGTGTATTCTCCATCAGCTTCCACCACTGTCATCTTGTGACTTGCTATTGCAAAGAAGTGCTCCATGTTCAATGCTGCATTGATGATCCTAAGAAGATATGTCTTATGAGGGATCACATCTATTGAGTACACATCTGCATATGAGGCCAAAAAAGAGTAGTAAATCGCATCAAAGATCAGATAGTAAAAAGCGGTTCAGTCATATATGAGTTTCTGATAGAGATTCAGTACCATCACTAGAACAGTTGTAAAGAGGTCCTGGATGTCCATTTATAACATAAGCATCTGCTTGTGGCGGACCTCCACCTGATTGTAAGATTTTCTTTTCTATAACTTGAGCATCCTGGATCCAATACTCACCTGCAAGAGTCAAATGTCATATCAGAACCTGTCAAAACATCTATGTTGATTTATTTTAATGACATTTTGTTTAACACAACAGTATTAATGGTTAGTACATTGTACCTAGAACAAGAACATGTTCCTCATATGGGAACTGAAATGGGTAAGGGACCCCTGTCTTTGGATAAATAACAATGGCGCCATGCACAGTTGCCCTTAGCCATGAGACATGGGCATGCCAGAACATGGTCCCCTTTTGCTTCCATAGAGTGAATTCATAGGCAAAAGTCTGCCCTGCTTGGATTGGACACTGTGTGATATATGCTGGTCCATCAAACCAACATGTCCTCTGCTGTCTCACTCCATGCCTGTCACACAACCACCCATCAGCAAAATTTCCTCAAAAGTCAACACAAAGAACATGATAGATCAATCCAGTAAGCATCATACCAATGGAGTGTCACATTATAAGGACTAAGGTTGGTAACCTTCATTATAATCCTGTCTTCTTCCTGACCATATACAGTAGGCCCAGGGTACATTCCATTTACTGTGACAATTGTGGAGCTTGCACACAGCTTTGTAATGGTCGTTGTTTGTATCTGTCAATGCACCAATCATacaaacactcaacaagttatgatCATCACTCCTAATCCCTTCAAAAATAACTCCTTAGCTAATCTGATAATAATAAAAATGTCG
This genomic stretch from Cryptomeria japonica chromosome 8, Sugi_1.0, whole genome shotgun sequence harbors:
- the LOC131031253 gene encoding laccase-6, whose amino-acid sequence is MDQKSLICFCFITCIVLQFLAAWPEGAMTRFYDFKIQTTTITKLCASSTIVTVNGMYPGPTVYGQEEDRIIMKVTNLSPYNVTLHWHGVRQQRTCWFDGPAYITQCPIQAGQTFAYEFTLWKQKGTMFWHAHVSWLRATVHGAIVIYPKTGVPYPFQFPYEEHVLVLGEYWIQDAQVIEKKILQSGGGPPQADAYVINGHPGPLYNCSSDDVYSIDVIPHKTYLLRIINAALNMEHFFAIASHKMTVVEADGEYTKLFSTDYLVITPGQTFNVLVTADQPVDRYSMTMGPYMSAKNIPFQKLNAIAYFSYRGFHPQQKSFIAANLPIFNDNQKSLSFMNGLKSLADEQNPINVPVVINRHLFFTVGLNVLKCKSKPENCTAPGRGVFAASINNITFVRPIISILQAYYNNISGYYTTDFPIKPFQKLDFVNGAPNNPGVDTQSTFGTKVVVLEYGSNVQLILQNTGTAGTENHPIHLHGFSFYLVGYGFGNYKADKAVFNLVDPPYINTIGVPVGGWAAIRFTADNPGVWFMHCHLEVHTTWGLSTAFIVNNGKNVLQTLPPPPSDLPLC